One Setaria italica strain Yugu1 chromosome II, Setaria_italica_v2.0, whole genome shotgun sequence DNA segment encodes these proteins:
- the LOC101771670 gene encoding 60S ribosomal protein L13a-4 gives MVSGCVVVDARGHMMGRLASAVAKELLKGQRVAVLRCEEMTLSGGLVRQKSRFLRFLRKRMNTKPSHGPVHHRSPARIFWRAVRGMVPHKTARGEAALARLQAFDGVPPPYDRTKRMVIPDALKVLRLQKGHKYCLLGDLSKEVGWNYQDTIRELEEKRKEKAKVAYDRKKQLAKLRVKAEKVAEEKLGSQLDVLAPVTY, from the exons ATGGTGTCGGGGTGCGTGGTGGTGGACGCCCGGGGCCACATGATGGGTCGGCTGGCGTCGGCCGTGGCCAAGGAGCTCCTCAAGGGGCAGCGGGTGGCGGTGCTGCGCTGCGAGGAGATGACCCTCTCCGGCGGCCTGGTGCGCCAGAAGAGCCGGttcctccgcttcctccgcaAGCGGATGAACACCAAGCCCTCGCACGGCCCCGTCCACCACCGCTCCCCGGCACGCATCTTCTGGCGCGCCGTCCGCGGCATGGTCCCGCACAAGACCGCGCGCGGGGAGGCCGCGCTCGCCAGGCTCCAGGCCTTCGACGGCGTCCCGCCGCCGTACGACCGCACCAAGCGCATGGTCATCCCCGACGCGCTCAA GGTCCTGCGGCTGCAGAAGGGGCACAAGTACTGCCTGCTCGGGGATCTCTCCAAGGAGGTCGGCTGGAACTACCAAGACACCATCAGG GAactggaggagaagaggaaggagaaggcgaaggTTGCATATGACAGGAAGAAGCAGTTGGCCAAGCTTCGCGTCAAGGCTGAGAAGGTGGCCGAGGAGAAGCTCGGCTCTCAGCTGGATGTTCTGGCACCAGTCACATATTAG
- the LOC101772074 gene encoding probable LRR receptor-like serine/threonine-protein kinase RPK1, translating to MAFRRRGTVCPTTVLFVLALHLLTASCASSPPQEQDRSALLELKSALSSGSGDPLRQWAPESGAHHCSWPGVTCHARSRRVVALSRPSRPRRRLAGELSPAFGRLTELRELSFPAAGLRGEIPQEVWRLRHLEVLNLAGNALHGRLPATFPEGLKSLDLSGNRLSGRIPPGIASCAALRRLRLSSNSLDGSIPQQIGKLAKLRVLELSGNRLTGGVPPELLHSRALVKMDLSNNLLSGQLPSGLKELKNLKFLSLSRNNFSGEIPSDLGQLKALKFLNLSSNSLLGAVPVELVGVRNRTVLLLDNRLSGEITAAANPHMPSASVVNVSSVTEVTSSVNPSRQPTELFTVSPRLSMRLLGDTSSGTPPDGSSSSGLGIKEIAAIASGSAIVVILLVGLILCICTRKCALKPSRRSLRRREVKVFDNVDIGAPLTYETVVRATGNFNASNCIGNGGFGPTYRAEIAPGVLVAIKRLAIGKQHGDKEFQAEIRTLGQCRHPNLVTLLGYHISDSEMFLIYNYLPGGNLEKFIKERTKRPISWRRLHKIALDVARALSYMHEECVPRILHRDVKPNNILLDNECNAYLSDFGLARLLRNSETHATTDVAGTFGYVAPEYAMTCRVSDKADVYSYGVVLLELISDKKALDPSFSPYGNGFNIVSWALKLVQRGRVREFFIEGLWDKAPHDDLVAFLNLAIQCTQESVASRPTMKHVVRCLRDIRPPY from the coding sequence ATGGCCTTCCGTCGCCGGGGCACGGTCTGCCCCACCACCGTCCTCTTCGTTCTCGCTCTCCACCTTCTCACCGCCTCCTGCGCGTCCTCGCCACCCCAGGAGCAGGACAGGTCGGCGCTCCTTGAGCTCAAGAGCGCCctctcctccggctccggcgaccCTCTCCGCCAGTGGGCGCCGGAATCAGGCGCCCACCACTGCTCCTGGCCGGGGGTCACCTGCCACGCGCGGTCCCGCCGCGTCGTGGCGCTCTCGCGGCCGTCCCGACCCCGCCGGCGCCTCGCCGGGGAGCTGTCGCCGGCGTTCGGTCGCCTCACCGAGCTCAGAGAGCTCTCTTTCCCCGCCGCCGGGCTCCGCGGTGAGATTCCTCAAGAAGTCTGGCGCCTGCGGCACCTCGAGGTGCTCAACCTGGCCGGCAACGCCCTCCACGGCCGCCTGCCGGCAACCTTCCCGGAAGGTCTGAAAAGCTTGGACCTTTCCGGGAACCGGCTGTCCGGGAGAATCCCACCGGGGATAGCCAGCTGCGCGGCACTCCGGCGCCTCCGGCTGTCCTCCAATTCGTTGGATGGTTCCATCCCGCAGCAGATTGGGAAGCTCGCGAAGCTCCGGGTCCTGGAGCTGTCCGGGAACAGACTGACCGGCGGCGTGCCTCCGGAGCTCCTCCATTCTAGGGCCCTCGTCAAGATGGATCTCAGCAACAACTTGCTCAGCGGTCAATTGCCCTCAGGCCTCAAGGAGCTCAAGAACTTGAAGTTTCTCTCGTTATCCAGGAACAATTTCAGCGGTGAGATACCTTCTGATTTGGGCCAGCTGAAGGCACTGAAATTTCTTAATCTCTCCAGCAATTCTCTATTAGGGGCTGTTCCCGTTGAACTTGTGGGTGTACGGAATCGCACTGTTCTACTTCTTGACAATAGGCTTTCAGGGGAGATTACTGCTGCTGCTAATCCTCACATGCCATCAGCATCAGTGGTTAACGTTTCTTCAGTTACAGAGGTTACTTCCAGTGTGAACCCATCACGCCAACCCACTGAGCTATTTACAGTTTCTCCCAGATTAAGTATGCGATTGCTGGGTGATACAAGCTCAGGCACTCCTCCtgatggcagcagcagcagtggttTGGGAATCAAAGAGATTGCTGCCATAGCTTCAGGTTCAGCCATTGTCGTGATTCTGTTAGTTGGGCTCATCCTGTGCATCTGCACAAGGAAATGTGCTCTGAAGCCCTCAAGGCGCTCTCTCAGGAGAAGGGAAGTCAAGGTTTTTGACAATGTTGATATTGGAGCCCCCCTGACTTATGAGACGGTTGTTCGTGCCACTGGAAATTTCAATGCTAGCAATTGTATTGGCAATGGCGGCTTTGGTCCGACATACCGAGCCGAGATTGCCCCTGGAGTTCTTGTGGCAATAAAGAGGCTTGCTATCGGGAAGCAGCACGGTGACAAGGAGTTCCAAGCAGAAATCAGAACTCTTGGGCAGTGCCGCCATCCTAATCTTGTCACTCTCCTGGGATACCATATCAGTGATTCAGAGATGTTTCTGATATACAACTATCTGCCGGGTGGCAACTTGGAGAAATTCATAAAAGAGAGAACTAAGAGGCCAATCAGTTGGAGAAGGCTTCACAAAATTGCTCTGGATGTCGCTCGTGCTCTTTCGTACATGCATGAAGAATGTGTCCCCCGCATCCTGCACCGAGATGTCAAGCCAAACAACATATTGCTTGACAATGAATGCAATGCATATCTTTCTGATTTCGGATTGGCAAGGCTTCTCCGGAACTCAGAAACTCATGCGACGACAGATGTTGCTGGTACTTTTGGTTATGTGGCCCCCGAGTATGCAATGACATGCCGTGTGTCTGATAAGGCAGATGTATACAGCTACGGAGTTGTGCTTCTTGAACTGATCTCAGATAAGAAAGCGCTGGACCCATCATTTTCTCCGTATGGAAATGGTTTCAACATTGTTAGCTGGGCTCTGAAGCTTGTCCAAAGAGGCAGAGTCCGGGAATTCTTCATTGAAGGCTTGTGGGATAAGGCCCCACATGATGATCTGGTTGCGTTCTTGAACCTGGCGATCCAGTGCACGCAGGAGTCTGTTGCTTCTAGGCCTACAATGAAGCATGTGGTTCGGTGCCTAAGGGATATCCGACCACCTTACTAG
- the LOC101772481 gene encoding protein LEO1 homolog gives MAGGDRERDVEEETRNQMMQNLFGDQSEDEEDADDDDDDDVVEVVDDDHRQQPPPQQRHQELDDDVDDDEEDDARSHAHARSGGYHSEEVDGEAENGGEGEGESEGQVGMEEESEGEAHRADLDQGESDGDKVQSSPERELDDQRVEPDARGMDSEDEGYQQRTVSSRRRGVVASESEGSEDNYYADGGQEDEEPRQTRKPSSPMEEERDQEVVRDVFGDSDEDEPGPYRTRHDIDEDSHRSPIEDEGQYEKDMQPDDVVADEDMHYESDENRELNTKEKPVGPPLDLVVPFRQPPARPDKMNVIKVSNIMGIDPKPFDPKTYVEEDVFVTDESGTKKRIRLEDNIVRWRTVRNPDGTTSYESNARFVKWKDGSMQLLIGNEVLDISVHDAHHDQSHLFLRNGKGILQSQGRLLHKMRFMPSSLSSKSHRLLTALVDSQNKKTVKMQKWFETKDPEKVKQENERALGQNIRAHSILQRKREKVNRKYTQPARPRRQLSPGFLEDALDEDDEPEYGSRRVPGRRRFEDELEAEALAERRIINAKKSNMNRNVPRNTSYPPARPPRRQVDEYSESEREESEYETDGEDIEHSPIRGREDELDEDEYEEDAEEAPLSDEEMEAPKRKRESGGGGHRREELVSEEEEEDDDDSPPRKQQAVQHRRKAVVFDDSDED, from the exons atggcgggcgGCGACCGGGAGCGggacgtcgaggaggagacGCGGAATCAGATGATGCAGAACCTCTTCGGGGACCAGtcggaggatgaggaggacgcggacgacgacgacgacgacgacgtcgtcgaggtcgtcgacgacgaccaccgtcagcagccgccgccgcagcagcggcaCCAGGAGCtggacgacgacgtcgacgacgacgaggaggacgacgcccgCAGCCACGCCCACGCCCGCTCCGGCGGGTACCACTCC GAAGAAGTGGATGGTGAGGCAGAGAATGGAGGGGAAGGTGAAGGCGAAAGTGAGGGACAAGTTGGGATGGAAGAGGAAAGTGAAGGTGAAGCTCATCGTGCGGATCTTGATCAAGGAGAAAGTGATGGGGACAAGGTCCAGAGCTCTCCGGAAAGAGAACTTGATGACCAAAGGGTGGAACCTGATGCAAGAGGAATGGACAGTGAAGATGAGGGCTACCAGCAGAGGACAGTATCTAGCAGAAGAAGGGGAGTTGTTGCCTCTGAATCTGAGGGATCCGAAGATAATTACTATGCTGATGGAGGTCAAGAAGACGAGGAACCTCGCCAAACAAGGAAACCAAG CTCCCCaatggaggaagaaagagatcaGGAAGTAGTTCGCGATGTGTTTGGTGACAGTGATGAAGATGAACCAGGTCCATATCGTACACGCCATGACATTGATGAAGATTCCCAT aGATCGCCTATAGAGGATGAAGGGCAGTATGAGAAGGACATGCAACCAGATGATGTAGTGGCTGATGAAGATATGCACTATGAATCTGATGAAAATCGCGAACTGAACACAAAAGAGAAACCAGTTGGTCCACCGCTGGACTTGGTAGTTCCATTTAGGCAACCACCAGCTCGGCCTGACAAA ATGAATGTGATCAAGGTATCAAACATTATGGGGATTGACCCGAAACCCTTTGATCCAAAAACATATGTGGAAGAAGATGTTTTTGTTACAGATGAATCTGGAACTAAGAAAAGGATACGGCTAGAGGACAATATTGTGCGGTGGAGAACCGTTAGGAACCCGGATGGCACTACATCT TATGAAAGCAATGCACGGTTTGTAAAATGGAAAGATGGAAGTATGCAGCTTCTGATTGGCAATGAAGTTCTTGATATATCTGTACATGATGCGCATCATGACCAGTCCCATCTGTTTTTGAGGAATGGGAAG GGAATTCTACAATCACAAGGAAGGCTTTTGCACAAAATGAGATTTATGCCATCTTCCTTGTCTTCAAAGTCACATCGCCTGTTAACCGCACTGGTTGATTCTCAGAATAAGAAAACTGTTAAGATGCAAAAATGGTTTGAGACTAAGGATCCTGAGAAAGTGAAACAGGAAAACGAAAGG GCTTTGGGTCAAAATATTCGGGCCCATTCAATTCTTCAACGCAAAAGAGAAAAGGTGAACCGCAAGTACACACAACCTGCCAGGCCAAGGCGACAGCTTTCCCCAGGGTTCTTGGAAGATGCTTTAGATGAG GATGATGAGCCAGAATATGGTTCTCGGCGAGTGCCAGGTCGTAGACGGTTTGAGGACGAGTTAGAAGCTGAAGCACTAGCTGAGAGGCGTATCATTAATGCAAAGAAG TCAAATATGAACAGAAATGTACCCCGCAATACATCGTACCCTCCTGCTCGTCCACCGAGACGTCAAGTTGATGAATACTCGgagagtgagagggaggagTCAGAATATGAAACTGATGGCGAGGACATTGAGCACTCACCAATTCGTGGAAGGGAAGATGAGCTTGATGAGGATGAATACGAGGAAGATGCTGAAGAAGCACCTTTGTCGGATGAAGAAATGGAG GCACCGAAGCGGAAGAGAGAATCAGGAGGCGGTGGGCACAGGCGCGAGGAGCTGGtctccgaggaggaggaggaggacgacgacgactctCCACCCAGGAAGCAGCAGGCTGTTCAGCATCGCAGGAAGGCCGTCGTTTTCGACGACAGCGACGAGGACTGA